From the genome of Psychroserpens ponticola, one region includes:
- a CDS encoding dihydroorotase — translation MIKKTTLIKNARIVNEGKITEGDILIEDDIIKEVSDSISAKSADVIIIDVEGNYVFPGAIDDQVHFREPGLTHKANIETESKAAIAGGITSFIEMPNTNPQTTTVEALEHKFNIASKTSSANYSFMFGGTNDNLDEILKVDPKSVAGLKLFLGSSTGNMLVDNPKVLEKIFSSTNMVISVHCEDEATIKKNLQEHIDQYGEDIPISKHPIIRSEDACYISSSKAIELAKKTGARLHVFHLSTGKETSLFSNKIPLKDKKITAEVCIHHLWFSDEDYEKKGTFIKWNPAVKTAKDRDQLWKALLDDRIDVIATDHAPHTLEEKRGIYTKAPSGGPLVQHAFVAMIEMFHRGKISLEKIAEKMCHNPSILFEVEKRGYIKPGYFADLVVIDINNPWSVNKENILYKCGWSPFEGTTFKSRITHTFVNGALAYNNFKIIDVKAGKRLTFNR, via the coding sequence ATGATAAAAAAGACGACACTTATTAAAAATGCCAGAATTGTTAATGAAGGCAAAATTACTGAAGGTGATATTTTAATTGAAGACGATATTATTAAAGAGGTTTCAGATTCTATAAGTGCAAAATCTGCTGATGTAATTATTATTGATGTTGAAGGCAATTATGTGTTTCCCGGAGCTATTGATGATCAAGTTCATTTTAGAGAGCCAGGTCTTACACATAAAGCTAATATTGAAACGGAATCTAAAGCTGCAATTGCTGGTGGAATTACCTCTTTTATAGAAATGCCTAATACTAATCCGCAAACAACTACAGTTGAAGCCTTAGAGCATAAATTTAATATAGCTTCTAAAACGTCTTCTGCGAATTATTCATTTATGTTTGGTGGCACTAACGACAATCTAGACGAAATTTTAAAGGTCGATCCAAAATCGGTTGCAGGATTAAAATTATTTTTAGGATCCTCAACTGGAAATATGCTAGTTGATAATCCTAAAGTATTAGAAAAAATATTCAGTAGTACCAATATGGTTATTTCTGTGCATTGTGAAGATGAAGCGACCATAAAAAAGAATCTTCAAGAACATATCGATCAATATGGTGAAGATATTCCTATAAGTAAACATCCTATTATTAGAAGTGAAGACGCTTGTTATATTTCGTCATCAAAAGCGATTGAGCTAGCCAAAAAAACTGGCGCACGATTACATGTATTTCATCTATCTACTGGAAAGGAGACAAGTTTGTTTTCCAATAAAATTCCGTTAAAAGATAAAAAGATTACTGCTGAAGTTTGTATTCATCATTTATGGTTTAGTGATGAAGATTATGAAAAAAAAGGCACCTTTATTAAATGGAATCCAGCGGTTAAAACGGCTAAAGATAGAGATCAACTTTGGAAAGCTTTATTAGATGATAGAATTGACGTTATCGCAACAGATCATGCACCTCATACATTAGAAGAAAAAAGAGGGATTTATACAAAAGCTCCTTCAGGTGGACCCTTAGTTCAGCACGCTTTTGTTGCCATGATAGAAATGTTTCATAGAGGGAAAATATCATTAGAGAAAATAGCTGAAAAAATGTGTCATAACCCTTCAATTTTATTTGAAGTAGAGAAGCGTGGCTATATAAAACCTGGTTACTTTGCAGATTTAGTAGTCATTGACATCAATAACCCTTGGTCTGTTAACAAAGAAAATATTTTATATAAATGTGGTTGGTCTCCTTTTGAAGGCACAACATTTAAATCTAGAATTACGCACACATTTGTAAATGGAGCTTTAGCTTACAATAATTTTAAGATCATTGATGTTAAAGCTGGTAAACGATTAACTTTTAACAGATGA
- a CDS encoding polyprenol monophosphomannose synthase, with translation MRDAIVIIPTYNEIENIEAIIRAVFSKEKAFDILVVDDNSPDLTGLKVKELQLEFNGQLFLLSRQEKTGLGSAYIAGFKWCLEKHYDFIFEMDADFSHDPKDLIKLYNSCALNKADMSIGSRYINNNINVVNWDMKRLLLSYFASKYVRFITRMKIHDTTAGFVCYKRNVLEAIDLNNIKFVGYAFQIEMKFKAYLKEFKIIEVPVIFTDRTKGKSKMSGSIISEAIFGVINMKLKSVFNK, from the coding sequence ATGAGAGATGCAATAGTCATTATACCAACTTATAATGAAATAGAAAATATAGAAGCTATAATTAGAGCTGTATTTTCTAAAGAAAAAGCATTTGATATCTTGGTTGTTGATGATAACTCACCAGATTTAACTGGTCTAAAAGTTAAAGAGTTACAACTAGAATTTAATGGCCAACTTTTTTTATTATCACGACAAGAAAAAACAGGTTTAGGTTCTGCATATATTGCTGGTTTTAAATGGTGCTTGGAAAAACATTATGATTTCATTTTTGAAATGGATGCCGATTTTTCTCATGATCCAAAAGACCTTATTAAACTGTATAATTCATGTGCTTTAAATAAGGCAGACATGTCTATAGGTTCTCGATATATAAACAATAATATAAATGTTGTGAATTGGGATATGAAGCGTTTATTGTTGTCTTATTTTGCTTCTAAATATGTGAGATTTATTACCAGAATGAAAATTCATGACACCACAGCTGGTTTTGTTTGTTATAAGAGAAACGTGTTGGAAGCAATTGATTTAAATAACATTAAGTTTGTTGGTTATGCCTTTCAGATTGAAATGAAGTTTAAAGCCTATTTAAAAGAATTTAAAATTATTGAAGTTCCAGTTATTTTTACAGATAGAACTAAAGGGAAATCAAAAATGAGTGGAAGTATTATTTCTGAAGCTATTTTTGGTGTTATTAATATGAAGTTAAAAAGTGTTTTTAACAAATAA
- a CDS encoding DUF4271 domain-containing protein — protein sequence MLREVISNDWFTIFLILGLTFITLCKYLFAVRFKDFIAVIGNSKYLKIYTRDQKFIDGFDALLFLNLIISVSIFSYIVYASLVSPSEFNLTHFFKLIFGIGVLFLIKVLLERLLGSVFEIDSIMDSYLFQKTTFKNYIGFILLPINCILIYTITPTKPIIYSCIGLIILINLIGFISTFKNNQKLLIRNLFYFILYLCALEIGPYLILYKLIKDFNA from the coding sequence ATGCTTAGAGAAGTCATATCTAACGATTGGTTTACCATTTTTTTAATATTAGGATTAACCTTTATCACCTTATGTAAATATTTATTTGCAGTAAGATTTAAAGATTTTATAGCAGTAATAGGCAATTCTAAATACTTAAAAATATATACTAGAGATCAAAAATTTATTGATGGTTTTGATGCGCTTTTATTTCTTAACCTAATCATTTCAGTATCTATATTTTCATATATTGTTTATGCCTCATTAGTGAGTCCTTCGGAATTTAATCTCACACACTTTTTCAAACTTATTTTCGGTATTGGTGTGCTATTTTTAATTAAAGTGCTTTTGGAACGTTTATTAGGAAGTGTTTTTGAAATTGATTCGATAATGGATTCCTATTTATTTCAAAAAACAACATTTAAAAATTATATTGGGTTTATTTTACTCCCAATCAATTGCATATTGATTTATACAATAACTCCAACAAAACCTATAATTTACTCATGTATAGGTTTGATTATTTTAATAAATCTGATCGGATTTATTAGTACATTTAAAAACAATCAAAAATTATTAATACGTAATTTATTCTATTTTATTTTGTATCTTTGCGCTCTTGAAATTGGACCCTATCTGATTTTATATAAGTTAATTAAAGATTTTAACGCTTAA
- a CDS encoding uroporphyrinogen-III synthase, with protein sequence MTKVKTILVSQPEPKIENSPYFDLQEKQKVKIDFRPFIHVEGVEAKDVRQQKVDLSNYTAIILTSRNSVDHFFRVAEEMRFKVPDSMKYFCQSEAVAYYLQKYVVYRKRKIYVGKRTFADLTPLIKKYKDESFLLPTTDKLKPEVPEILDGLSVKWKQATFYKTVISDLSDLANVYYDILVFFSPSGIESLFHNFPEFKQNDTRIAVFGNTTIKAVESHGLRVDIAAPTPETPSMTMALEKYIEKTNKGK encoded by the coding sequence ATGACGAAAGTGAAAACGATTTTAGTATCACAACCTGAGCCTAAAATAGAGAACTCGCCTTACTTTGACCTTCAAGAAAAGCAAAAAGTAAAAATAGATTTCCGACCATTTATTCATGTTGAAGGAGTAGAAGCTAAAGACGTAAGGCAACAAAAAGTTGATCTTTCTAACTATACAGCCATCATACTAACCAGTAGAAATTCTGTAGATCATTTCTTTAGAGTCGCTGAAGAAATGCGATTTAAAGTTCCAGATTCAATGAAATATTTTTGCCAATCTGAGGCTGTCGCTTATTATTTACAAAAGTATGTTGTTTATAGAAAACGAAAAATTTATGTTGGTAAACGTACTTTCGCAGATTTAACACCTTTAATTAAAAAATATAAAGACGAAAGTTTCTTATTACCAACTACAGATAAACTGAAACCAGAAGTTCCAGAAATTTTAGACGGTTTAAGTGTTAAGTGGAAACAAGCTACTTTTTATAAAACTGTAATTAGTGACCTTTCAGATTTAGCAAATGTTTATTATGATATTTTAGTATTTTTTAGCCCTTCAGGAATTGAATCATTATTTCATAATTTTCCAGAATTTAAACAAAATGATACGCGTATCGCTGTTTTTGGAAATACAACCATAAAAGCTGTAGAATCTCATGGATTAAGAGTTGATATTGCAGCACCTACTCCTGAAACACCATCTATGACAATGGCATTGGAAAAATATATAGAAAAGACGAATAAAGGAAAATAA
- the pckA gene encoding phosphoenolpyruvate carboxykinase (ATP), with product MVNHTQITKTIALEGYGIKNAKIRYQLSSDELHDITIEKGQGVEVSSGTLAVNTGEFTGRSPQDRFIVKDDITKDKVWWGNINIPFEPNAFDKLYDKVVDYLSEKEVFVRDCYACADPNYKLNIRVINEYPWSNMFAYNMFLRPNEDELKDFSPEWTVINAPGFMADAEIDETRQHNFAILNFTKKIALIGGTGYTGEIKKGIFSALNFILPVYKNTLPMHCSANVGKDGDTAIFFGLSGTGKTTLSTDPDRSLIGDDEHGWTNENTVFNFEGGCYAKVINLSQEQEPEIFSAIKRGAILENVIADDKGDVDFSDTTITQNTRVSYPIYHIENIKVPSIGKNPKNIFFLTADAFGVLPPISKLTPNQAAYHFISGYTAKVAGTEAGVVEPVPSFSACFGAPFMPLHPTEYADMLSTKMKEAGVNVWLVNTGWTGGPYGVGTRMKLKYTRAMITAVLNGDLGVYNYDDYHLHSVFGVAQPRSCPGVPKEVLSPRTTWNDDEAYYKTAFKLSNAFRENFKKFEDNASEEIRRGGPQRYAF from the coding sequence ATGGTAAACCATACACAAATTACGAAAACGATTGCGTTAGAAGGTTACGGTATTAAAAATGCTAAAATTAGATATCAATTATCTTCTGATGAACTTCATGACATTACAATAGAAAAAGGCCAAGGTGTTGAAGTCTCTTCGGGAACTCTTGCTGTTAATACAGGAGAATTTACTGGAAGATCTCCACAAGATCGATTTATTGTAAAAGACGATATTACCAAAGATAAAGTTTGGTGGGGAAATATTAATATTCCATTTGAACCCAATGCTTTTGATAAACTCTATGATAAGGTAGTCGATTACCTTTCAGAAAAAGAAGTTTTTGTGAGAGATTGTTATGCATGTGCAGATCCTAATTATAAATTGAATATTCGTGTAATTAATGAATATCCTTGGAGTAATATGTTTGCATATAACATGTTTTTACGCCCAAATGAAGATGAATTAAAAGATTTTTCACCTGAGTGGACAGTAATTAATGCACCAGGATTTATGGCTGATGCAGAAATTGATGAAACTAGACAGCATAATTTTGCTATTTTAAATTTCACAAAGAAGATTGCATTGATAGGAGGTACAGGTTATACAGGAGAAATTAAGAAAGGAATTTTTTCTGCTTTAAACTTTATTCTTCCAGTATATAAAAACACATTGCCTATGCATTGTAGTGCTAATGTTGGAAAAGATGGAGATACTGCCATCTTTTTTGGTTTATCAGGCACAGGTAAAACAACTTTGTCTACAGATCCTGATAGAAGTTTAATTGGTGATGACGAACATGGTTGGACAAATGAAAATACAGTGTTTAATTTTGAAGGTGGTTGCTACGCTAAAGTTATTAATTTATCACAGGAGCAAGAACCAGAGATTTTTTCTGCAATAAAAAGAGGTGCAATTCTTGAAAATGTAATCGCTGATGATAAAGGAGATGTGGATTTTTCAGACACAACAATAACACAAAATACACGTGTAAGTTATCCAATATATCATATTGAAAATATTAAAGTGCCTTCAATAGGGAAAAATCCAAAGAACATATTCTTTTTAACAGCTGATGCGTTTGGAGTATTGCCTCCAATATCAAAACTTACGCCTAATCAAGCTGCTTACCATTTTATTTCTGGTTATACAGCAAAAGTGGCAGGTACAGAAGCTGGTGTTGTTGAACCAGTACCAAGTTTTTCTGCTTGTTTTGGAGCACCATTTATGCCATTACATCCAACAGAGTATGCGGATATGCTTAGTACAAAAATGAAAGAAGCTGGAGTAAATGTTTGGCTGGTTAATACTGGTTGGACAGGTGGTCCTTACGGAGTTGGTACTCGTATGAAATTGAAATATACAAGAGCTATGATTACTGCAGTACTTAATGGCGATTTAGGAGTTTATAATTATGATGATTACCATTTACATTCTGTATTTGGTGTAGCACAACCAAGATCATGTCCTGGAGTTCCTAAAGAAGTTTTGAGTCCAAGAACAACATGGAATGATGATGAAGCGTATTATAAAACAGCTTTTAAATTATCAAATGCATTTCGTGAAAACTTTAAAAAGTTTGAAGATAATGCTAGTGAAGAAATAAGACGTGGTGGTCCTCAACGCTATGCGTTTTAA
- a CDS encoding DUF423 domain-containing protein has protein sequence MNRTIFITATILGMLAIVLGAFAAHGLKILIPLEAQQTFETGVRYQMYHAFYLFIIGILNTLNDKTKRRIFYLVIIGLIFFSGSIYGLATNTLTSFDFKSIGFITPIGGLLLIISWLILLINFLKISTDKS, from the coding sequence ATGAATAGGACTATTTTTATTACAGCGACTATTTTGGGTATGCTAGCAATTGTTTTAGGAGCTTTCGCAGCTCATGGCTTGAAAATTTTAATACCATTAGAGGCGCAACAAACATTTGAAACAGGTGTGAGATATCAAATGTATCATGCTTTTTATTTATTTATTATTGGAATATTAAACACTTTAAATGATAAAACGAAACGCAGGATTTTTTATCTGGTTATTATTGGTCTTATTTTCTTTTCTGGCTCAATTTATGGCCTTGCAACAAACACTTTAACGTCATTTGATTTTAAAAGTATTGGATTTATTACTCCTATTGGAGGATTGTTATTAATAATTTCATGGTTGATATTGTTGATAAACTTTTTAAAAATCAGTACTGATAAATCATAA
- a CDS encoding saccharopine dehydrogenase family protein — MRKILVIGAGKSASFLIKYLLNKSTEENLHIIVGDINIQNARKLINDHENGQAITLDVFSSHSRHDAIENADIVVSMLPARYHIEVARDCITYGKHMVTASYVSKDMEELDKAAKNKGLVFMNEIGVDPGIDHMSAMKVIDDIRSKGGKMILFESFTGGLVAPESDNNLWNYKFTWNPRNVVLAGQGGAAKFLQEGTYKYIPYNRLFRRTEFLEIEGYGRFEAYANRDSLKYQSAYGMDDIKTLYRGTIRRVGYGRAWNIFVLLGMTADDYTIEDSENMSYRDFINAFLPYSHTDSVELKFRHALKIDQDDIVWDKLEELDLFSKTKMVELKEATPAQILQKILMDSWTLEDDDKDMIVMYHKFGYQLNGEMHQIDSTMVAKGDDRTYTAMSKTVGLPVAIATLAILNEKITTPGVQIPIHKEVYEPILNELEDFGIKFSEKEVPYLGYNPLNV; from the coding sequence ATGCGAAAGATTTTAGTTATTGGTGCAGGAAAATCTGCATCTTTCCTTATAAAATACTTATTAAACAAATCTACTGAAGAAAACTTACACATTATTGTAGGCGATATTAATATACAGAATGCCAGAAAACTTATAAACGACCATGAGAATGGACAAGCAATTACGCTTGATGTTTTTAGTAGTCATTCAAGACATGATGCAATTGAAAATGCAGACATTGTCGTCTCAATGCTTCCAGCACGTTATCATATTGAAGTAGCAAGAGACTGTATTACCTATGGAAAACATATGGTAACTGCATCTTATGTAAGTAAAGACATGGAAGAACTAGATAAAGCTGCTAAAAACAAAGGACTCGTTTTTATGAATGAAATAGGAGTAGATCCTGGAATTGATCATATGAGCGCAATGAAAGTTATTGACGACATTAGATCTAAAGGTGGAAAAATGATTCTTTTTGAATCGTTTACAGGTGGACTAGTAGCTCCAGAAAGTGATAACAATCTTTGGAATTATAAATTTACTTGGAATCCAAGAAATGTTGTTCTAGCTGGTCAAGGAGGAGCTGCCAAATTTTTACAAGAAGGCACTTATAAATACATTCCTTATAACCGGTTATTCAGACGTACAGAATTTTTAGAAATTGAAGGCTATGGTCGTTTTGAAGCGTATGCTAATAGAGATTCATTAAAATACCAAAGCGCATATGGCATGGATGACATTAAAACCTTATATCGAGGTACAATACGTCGCGTTGGATATGGTCGTGCATGGAATATTTTTGTGCTTTTAGGAATGACTGCAGATGATTATACCATTGAGGACAGTGAAAACATGAGTTATCGAGATTTTATAAATGCATTTTTACCTTATAGTCATACAGATTCGGTTGAATTAAAATTTAGACATGCTCTAAAAATTGATCAAGATGATATTGTTTGGGATAAGCTTGAAGAGTTAGATCTTTTTAGTAAAACTAAGATGGTAGAACTTAAAGAAGCAACACCTGCACAAATACTTCAAAAGATTTTAATGGATAGCTGGACACTAGAAGACGATGACAAAGATATGATTGTGATGTATCATAAATTCGGATACCAACTTAATGGTGAAATGCATCAAATAGACTCGACAATGGTTGCTAAAGGTGATGACAGAACATATACAGCCATGTCCAAAACAGTAGGCTTACCAGTTGCTATTGCAACACTTGCTATTTTAAATGAAAAAATTACAACGCCTGGAGTACAAATTCCTATTCACAAAGAGGTCTACGAACCTATATTAAATGAATTAGAAGACTTCGGAATTAAATTTTCTGAAAAGGAAGTGCCATATTTAGGCTACAATCCTTTGAATGTGTAA
- a CDS encoding Lrp/AsnC ligand binding domain-containing protein, whose protein sequence is MKTVNQSIQIDGIDKKILRALMSDARTPILEIARQVGISGAAIHQRLRKLEKSKLISGSKFVINPKVLGYTTMAFIGVFLDKAVSNPEAVRQLQKIPEVLECHYTTGNWSVFIKVLCKDNEHLMQVLNKDIQSITGVSRTETFISLDQQIDRQIKI, encoded by the coding sequence ATGAAAACAGTTAACCAAAGCATACAAATTGATGGTATTGATAAAAAGATACTAAGAGCTTTAATGAGTGATGCTAGAACACCTATTTTAGAAATTGCACGTCAAGTTGGTATTTCGGGAGCTGCTATTCATCAACGGTTAAGAAAACTAGAAAAATCAAAGTTGATTTCAGGATCTAAGTTTGTCATCAACCCAAAAGTATTAGGCTATACCACAATGGCTTTCATTGGTGTTTTTTTAGATAAAGCTGTTAGTAATCCAGAAGCTGTAAGGCAATTACAAAAAATCCCAGAAGTATTAGAATGTCATTATACTACTGGGAATTGGAGTGTTTTCATTAAAGTATTATGCAAAGACAATGAACATTTAATGCAAGTGCTTAATAAAGATATTCAATCTATAACAGGAGTTTCTAGAACAGAAACCTTTATTTCTTTAGACCAACAAATCGATCGACAGATAAAGATTTAA
- a CDS encoding T9SS type A sorting domain-containing protein codes for MRPFYFILLFAFLSLNANAQNTYVPDDNFEQALIDLGYDSGALDNYVLTANINSISYLAVQNKGISDLTGIEDFTALIGLYVSNNNLTSLDVSTNIELEYLTCANNSLTSLDLSNNIALIVLNVSNNNLSSLDVSVNIELEQLECYSNNLTNLDLSNNIALTYLSCHFNSLTTLDVTNNTALETVVCLSNNLIALDLSNNTSLKVLLANSNSLTRLKLTNNGLLETLNCSDNFLTGINLKNGNNTIITSFNALNNSDLECIQVEDQAYSTANWTNIDAQTSFSEDCLYPTNFTYVPDDNFEQALIDLGYDSGALDDYVLTTNINGINFLDVKNKAISDLTGIEDFTALTILNVSSNNITSLDVSNSASLFYLLCHSNSLTNLDISNNIALKNLSCGINNLTSLDVNNNTALKYLSCLSNNLTHLNLANNPVLKILNCDDNELIGLNLKNGNNTKITYFNALNNSDLECIQVDDAVYSAANWINVDPSSMFSEDCQYKRTSRNRNQQALMDSKNDSFSNNEVMLYPNPVNDVITVSIQADAYYTIHNINGQQLLDGKLKGGENRLNLSQLKTGLYILNIVKDGISVSKKLIKN; via the coding sequence ATGAGACCATTTTATTTTATTCTTTTGTTCGCTTTTTTAAGCTTAAATGCCAATGCTCAAAACACCTACGTTCCTGATGATAACTTCGAACAAGCCTTAATAGATTTAGGTTATGATTCGGGTGCTTTAGATAATTATGTTCTCACAGCCAATATAAATAGCATTAGTTATTTAGCTGTTCAGAATAAAGGAATCTCAGATCTTACTGGAATTGAGGATTTCACGGCATTAATAGGATTGTATGTTTCTAATAACAACTTAACTAGTTTAGATGTAAGCACCAATATTGAATTAGAATATTTAACATGCGCCAATAATAGTTTAACTAGTTTAGACCTAAGTAATAATATAGCATTAATAGTTTTGAATGTTTCTAATAACAATTTAAGTAGTTTAGATGTAAGCGTTAATATTGAATTAGAACAATTAGAATGCTATAGTAATAACTTAACAAATTTAGACTTAAGCAATAATATAGCATTAACGTATTTATCATGCCATTTCAATAGTTTAACTACTTTAGATGTAACTAATAATACTGCATTAGAGACTGTAGTATGTTTATCTAATAACCTAATTGCTTTAGATTTAAGTAACAATACATCATTAAAGGTTTTATTGGCTAATAGTAATAGTTTAACTCGTTTAAAATTAACTAATAATGGGTTATTAGAAACATTAAACTGTAGTGATAATTTTTTAACAGGTATAAATTTGAAGAATGGAAACAATACTATTATTACAAGTTTTAATGCACTTAATAACTCAGATTTAGAATGTATTCAAGTTGAAGACCAAGCATACAGTACAGCAAATTGGACCAATATTGATGCGCAAACCAGTTTTAGTGAAGACTGTCTGTATCCAACAAACTTTACTTACGTTCCAGACGATAATTTTGAACAAGCCTTAATAGATTTAGGTTATGATTCTGGTGCTTTAGATGATTATGTCCTAACCACTAACATTAATGGCATTAATTTTTTAGATGTTAAAAATAAAGCAATTTCAGATCTTACAGGAATTGAAGATTTTACAGCATTAACCATTTTGAATGTTTCTTCAAATAATATAACTAGTTTAGATGTAAGTAACAGTGCTTCGTTATTTTATTTATTATGTCACTCTAATAGTTTAACCAATTTAGATATAAGTAATAATATAGCATTAAAGAATTTATCATGTGGTATTAATAATTTAACCAGTTTAGACGTCAATAATAATACAGCATTAAAGTATCTATCTTGTCTTTCTAATAATTTAACACATTTAAACTTGGCTAATAATCCAGTATTAAAAATCTTAAATTGTGATGATAATGAATTGATAGGCTTGAATTTGAAAAATGGGAATAACACCAAAATCACATATTTTAATGCACTCAATAATTCAGATTTAGAATGTATTCAAGTTGATGATGCTGTTTATAGCGCTGCTAACTGGATCAATGTTGACCCATCAAGTATGTTTAGTGAAGATTGCCAATATAAACGTACCTCTAGGAATAGAAATCAGCAAGCATTAATGGATTCCAAAAATGATTCTTTTTCTAATAATGAAGTAATGCTATATCCAAATCCCGTAAATGATGTGATTACGGTTTCAATTCAAGCAGACGCTTATTATACAATACATAATATTAATGGACAACAATTGTTAGATGGTAAATTAAAAGGTGGAGAGAACCGTTTAAATCTATCACAATTAAAAACAGGTTTATATATTCTAAATATTGTAAAGGATGGAATCTCTGTTAGTAAAAAACTAATTAAAAACTAA